The DNA sequence GTGTTAGGGATGTCTGCTAAATCAATGGAACAAAATTTATTAGGAAATCCAACCACTACTTTAATCAGTATGAAAAAATTTCCAGTGTTAGCTATTCCTGTAAATGCTAAATTTTCTGGAGTACACAAAATTCTTTTTGCTTGCGATGTTATGCAAGATGTACCATTTAGAACATTAGCAAAGTTAAAACGTATATCTATTAAGCTTAAATCTGAAGTGACGGTGTTTTATGTTCAGAAAAAAATTGACGAAATAATTTCAGAAAAAAATGCTTATAAGACTATTGACCAAGGATTGGAAAATGTAACACATTACTATAAAAAAGTAAATTCTGATGCTGTAATAAAAGAAATAGAAAAAGAGATTAATAAATCAAAATTCGATGTGTTGGTGATGATACCTAAAAAATATGGTTTTTGGGAATCGATTGTTCATAAGAGTAAAACAAGGGTTATGGCGTCGGGATTAAATATTCCGCTGTTATCAATTCCAATAGAGTAAAAGGTTATAATTATATATTACTTAGATTTTCTTAAAAATATTAGGGTTAAGCTCTTGTTTCACTTCTACGTTTCTAGGGCCAAATTCACTCCTGTTAAAAGATAGTAGAATGGTACCTGCTTTTTGATAATTATCCCATGGTCTTATAAAAAGAGGCTCCGTGTCATTATAATTTTTAAAGAAGGCCCATTGTTTAATTAAGAAGTCTTCTTTATCTACATATAACAGATATTTGTTTTCAGGTGTTACCCCAACACTATTAAAAGTTAGTTCTAATACATCTGTTAATTTTCCATTAGGTAAATAGTCTGTTTTTACAAAAGAAAGTTTTGTGCCAGGATCTTGTAGTTTCCATGGCATTACCAACCAATATGAATCATTAATCCACCAATTTTTAGCTTGGGTAAGTACGTTTTTGATTTTTGCTTTATCAGTAATTAATACATCATTTTCAAAAACTTTTCCTATAAGGGTATTTATATTTACAATAACTACAAGCTTTTTTTCTGGATTTTCTACTCTTACATTACCTGTCCATTTATCCCAATATAGCGTACGTTTTCCAAAATCCCATTTAATGAAATGTGTGTTGTTGTAATTTTCAACACCACCCATGGCTATTTCTATTTTTTTGGCAATAACTATAGCTTTCTCAGGAGTTGATTGTGCATAAAGTGCTCCAACATTTATAATGATGAATAAAGAAATGAGGTGTTTCATAATGTTTATGGTTTTACTTTAAACGAATGTAGCCATTTTATGAGTTAACATCAATTATTTATCTTCGCTTTACAGCACAATAAATTGCTGTATTTTTGTAAGCAAATTTGATTTTTTACCAAAATGAAAAAAGATATTATTGTTCCTAAAGTTGAAGGTGTTTATGTAGCTATAGTACATGAATACAATGCTATTTATAAAACAGATGATTGGAATGCATATATAATAAATGATAAAGATGTAAATTTGGATATGGTTTTAATTGTAACCAGTGGGTACTCTGAAAATAAAATTACAGCAACTTTTCGAAAAAAATTAGAAAAACTACCAGCAAAAAGCTATGCTAAAATAGAATTGATGCAGGAAGATTTGTTTGCTTTAAACAATACTTTTAAAGTGTCATTTTTTGAAGGAAATCAAATGTTTGATAAAACCTATCTTTTTAGAAAAAACACGGTTAATTTAAAAGCTCTGCAAACTATTCCTTTAATGGATGTGAAAGGAGTTTTGGTTAAATAGAAGGTTGATTTAAATGAATGGATTAAAACGTTCAAAAGGTTCATTATTTTTCTTTACTTAGCAAACTTTTAAACTTTTAAAATGACCATATTTGATACGCTTTTTTATAACATTTTTTCACATTATAAAACAGGCTTTAAACAAAAGGCTGTTACTATAGCCACTATGTATGTATCTGTTTTACAGTGTTTGTTACTATTGCTTTTAGGTGTTTTTTTTGCTGTATTTTTTAGAAAAATGCATGTAGATGGTATGTCTAAAGATAATGCGTGGACCATATTTGTACTACTTTCTATCTTTTTATTTTTTAAAAATTGGATGCAGTATACAGGCAAACGCCGTATGATGATAAATACTAAAATGGTTAAAAAGAAAAAGGTGCTTTACAATATTTGGTTACTTTTGTTTTTGCCAGTAGCTATTTTAGGGCTGACTTTTATATTGTTTCAGGCGTATTGATTTCAACTATACTAAATTACAATACAATAGGCTTTTGGGTTACTGAGAGAAGTTGAAGTTACTTCTTAAAAATTGCATACACAGGAAAATGGTCACTATAGCCTCCTTGGTATTTTGGGCCTAAATAAGTTCTAAAAGGTTTTCCTTTATATTTTCCATTAAATAACTTTAAAAAATCATCATCAAAGATTTCAGCTTTATCAAAACTTAAGGTATTGGATGTGGCTTCAAAAAAGTTAGTGGTAAATAAAATCTGGTCAAACAAATTCCATTTAAAATTGTGAGTGGTGGTACCTCTAGAATAAGTATGTAGTAAATTCATAGGATTGTACAAATTTAAATTAACAACTAATTTTTTAATACTGTTACTAGAAGGGTCATCATTAAAATCGCCAATTACAATAATCTTAGGATTGGTATTTTCAGTTTGTAATTTGGTTATAATTTCAATTACTCTATCTGCTGATGCAATACGTTTGGCTTCTGTTTCTTTAGTACCTTCACGCCTGGACGACCAATGGTTTACAATAATATGTACCATTTCATTGTCTAAAAATCCAGAAACCAGTAAAATATCTCTAGTATAATCAGGATGACCATGTTCATCAATCAAATACACTCTAAAGGTTTCAGAATGGGTTGGCTTAAAGGCTGTTTTGTCATATATTAATGCTACATCAATACCACGTTCATCTAAGGAATCAAAGTGTACGTAATTGTAATTACAGTCTTTTAAATGTTTGTAAGCTATTAAATCCTTAACAACTTTGGCATTTTCAATTTCTGCTAATCCAACAATAGCAGGGTGTTTTCCAGTTTCTGTTTTTCCAATGTTAGAAATAGCAAAACTTAATTTTCTTAATTTGTTTTCATAGCGTTTTGGTGTCCATTTTTTCCTTGAAGTTGGTAAAAAATCATTGTCGTTGGTTTGTTGGTCGTCATAAATGTCGAACAAGTTTTCAAGATTGTAAAACGCCACAGTTTGTAAGTCGTGACGAATAGGAGTGGCTTCTGGTGTGTCATTCATAAATCAAAAATATGATTAAAAATAGAAAAATTAAAATGCCTACAATTATGTAACTTTGTGCTTTAAATTTTAATATGTTAGAAAAGAAAGATATTAGCTTAGAAAAAGCGGTTTTAATAGGTGTTATTACCAAAGAACAGGATGAGGATAAATCTAAAGAGTATTTAGATGAATTGGAGTTTTTAACATTTACAGCGGGAGGTTATGCGGTAAAACGTTTTACACAAAAAATGGATATGCCCAATCCTAAAACCTTTATTGGTACGGGTAAAATGGATGATGTACGCCGTTATATTGAAGAAAATGATATTACAACGGCTATTTTTGATGACGAGCTATCGGCCGCACAAGAACGCAATATCAGTAAAATACTTAACGTAAAAGTGTTAGATAGGACTAATTTAATCCTCGATATTTTTGCCCAACGTGCCCAAACTAGCTATGCCCGAACTCAGGTAGAATTAGCACAATGCGAGTATTTGTTACCGCGATTACGAGGTATGTGGACGCACCTTGAGCGTCAAAAAGGGGGTATTGGAATGCGTGGACCTGGAGAAACAGAAATAGAAACAGATAGACGTATTGTACGCGATAAAATAGCTTTACTTAAAGAAAAAATAAAAACCATAGACAAACAAATGGCGGTGCAGCGTGGTAACCGAGGTGCTATGGTACGGGTAGCTTTGGTAGGTTATACCAATGTTGGTAAGTCAACTTTAATGAATGTAATTAGTAAAAGCGATGTGTTTGCAGAAAATAAATTATTTGCAACTTTGGATACTACGGTTAGAAAAGTAGTGATTCAAAATTTGCCTTTTTTATTGTCTGACACTGTTGGGTTTATTAGAAAATTGCCTACTCAGTTAGTAGATAGTTTTAAAAGTACCTTGGATGAGGTTCGTGAAGCAGATTTATTGTTGCATGTGGTGGATATTTCGCATCCTAATTTTGAAGAACATATAGATTCTGTAAATAAAATTTTAGGTGAAATTAAAAGTTCAGATAAGCCAACCATTATGGTGTTTAATAAAATTGATGCCTACCAGCCAGAACCTTATAAAGAAGAAGATTTGGAGATAGAGCGCAGTTCTGAGCATTACTCACTTGAAGAATGGAAAAAAACGTGGATGAATAAAATAGGGAATAATGCCTTATTTATATCGGCGTTGAACAAAGAAAATTTAGAAGATTTTAAAAAGCGGGTGTATGATGAGGTACGAGAAATCCATATAACGCGTTTTCCTTATAATCATTTTCTGTATCCAGATTATGATGATACCATGTAAAAAATAGAAAATTAAAACACCTCCTACATCATGAATTGGGTTTTATCAATATTAAAAAAGAAATGGATAAAGTGGTCATTGATAGGTGTTGGTGCTGTCGTTCTTTTTTTTGTGGTTATTTATGTAAGCGTTTTTTTAGGGTTTTTCGGAAAACTGCCTACATCAGAAGATTTAAGTTCCATTAAGCAAGCTGAAGCTACCCAAGTACTGGATGCTAATGGCAAACTAATAGGAAAGTATTATATCTATGATAGGCAACCTTTAGAATTTCAGGATTTCCCTAAACATTTGATTGATGCACTTGTGGCTACTGAAGATGTTCGGTTTTATCAGCATGATGGTATTGATAATGTAAGTTTAATGCGGGTATTTGTTAAGAATATTATTCTACAAGATAAATCTGCTGGTGGTGGTAGTACTATTACGCTCCAATTGGCTAAAAACTTATTCGGAAGAAAAAATTACGCCATGTTTAGTATGCTAATCAATAAATTTAAAGAATCCATTATTGCTAAGCGTATTGAGCATATTTATTCAAAAGAAGATATTCTGATGTTGTATCTTAATACCGTACCTTTTCCAGATAACACGTATGGTATTGAAAGTGCAGCACGAAAGTTTTTTGATAAACCTGCATCAAAATTAACGTATTCTGAAGCAGCTACTTTGGTTGGTACCTTAAAAGCGACAAGTTATTTTAACCCAAGACTCCATTTGGAGCGAAGCCAATCAAGACGCGATGTGGTATTTCGACAAATGCAAAGATATGGCTATATCTCTGAAGATTCTTTGGAGATGCTTCATAATGAAAAAGTGATTTTGAATTATAAATCTTTTAATCATGATGTTGGCTTAGCTCCGTATTTTCGGGCGCAAGTAAAAAAGGAATTATTAATTATTTTAGATTCTATTAAAAAGCCAGATGGTACTAAGTATGATTTGTATCGGGATGGTTTGGTAGTTCAAACTACTTTGGACTCAACCATGCAATATCTAGCAGAAGTATCCATGAAAGAGCATTTTATAGCCTTACAAAATGTTCATGAAAAGTCATATGGAAAAGCAGCTCCTTGGCATACCAATAAGACTATTATTCAAGCGGCTATTAAAAAACTTCCAAAATATAAATTTTATGAAAATGTGGGATTATCGGAATCACAAATTTTAGATTCACTTTCCATAAAACATAAAACTGAGCTGTTCAGTTGGACTGGTGATACTATTAAAAATATGTCTACTATAGATAGTTTACAGTACTATTTAAAGTTTTTGAACACGGGCATGCTTGCCATTGAGCCTAAAACGGGCGCCATAAAAGTTTATATTGGAGGTATTGATTACCGCTATTTTAAATATGATCATATTTCGCAAAGTGAACGGCAAGTAGGTTCAACGTTTAAGCCTTTTGTATATACCGCAGCTATTGAAAATGGCATGAAACCATGCAATTATTTTTCATTAGCACCTGTTACTTATACCAATTATGGAAATTGGAGGCCAACCAATTCTGGGGGAGGAGAAGAAGATCCACACCTAAATTATAATTTAGAAAAGGCTTTGAGTCATTCAGTAAATACTATAGCTGTAAAAGTATTAAATGAGGTAGGTATTGAAAATGTTATAAACCAGGTTGAAAAGTTAGGTATTACTAAAGAATTGCCAAAACAGCCTTCATTAGCATTAGGTGTAGCTGAAATAAACTTGAAAGAATTAACAGGAGCTTATGCAAGCTATGTAAACCAAAGCAAAGGGGTAAACCCCTATGCCATAACCAAAATTCAAGATAAAGCGGGTCATGTTATAGCTTCATTTGAACCTGAAATTATAGATAATCAGGCTTTTAGTGATTATACTAGGCAAGTAGTGCTTAAAATGATGCAGTCTACAGTAAATAACGGAACTGCTAAAAGGCTTCGAACTACCTATCATCTTAAAAATGACATTGCTGGAAAAACAGGAACAACTCAAAATAATAAAGACGGTTGGTTTGTAGGGATAACTCCAAATTTGGTAACGGTTACTTGGGTTGGAAATGATAATCACAGTATCGGTTTTAAATCAACTAACATTGGACAAGGTGCAAATTCTGCATTACCTATGTTTGGCAAGTTTTACCAAAAACTAAATGTTGATGCCCGATTTAATAGCATAACAAATAGTAGTTTCGAAATGTTTTCCCAAACAGTTTTAGACGATTTAAATTGCGAATCAGAAAAACGTGATAATTTGTTAAAAAGGATTTTTGGCAAAAAGAAGAAGAAGAAATTTAATGATAATTAATTTTACTAAGTAGGTTGAATATTGTAAAATCAGCTTTATTAGTATATTAAACCCTTTTATTGTTTATCTATATGTAAATATATATACCTATGAGTGATTTACAAGAATTCCAAAAGTTAGTTATTGCAAATGCAGCTCATGTAAAAGGACTCTCAATAGGTGATAAAGCACCTGACTTTACTTTACAAAATGCATATGGAAACGAAGTAACACTTTCTAATATACTTACATCGGGTCCGGTAATTATAAAATTCTATCGTGGTGAATGGTGTCCTATTTGCAATCTTGATCTTAGAGACATACAGAAATATTTACCTAAAATAAAATCTTATGGTGCTTCATTGTTAGCCATTAGTCCACAAAACCCAGATGATGCATTAACTGCTATTCAAAAAAATGATTTAGGCTTTGAAGTATTAAGCGATTCTCATCAAGAGGTTATAAAAGCTTATAATCTTCAATTTGATCCTGGTAACGATTACCATAATAGGCGTGATTTATCACTTGTAAATGGCAATGGATCTACAGACTTACTGGTTCCAGCTACTTTTATCATAAATACAAATCAGGTAATTGAATCGGCGCATATTGATCCAAATTATACCAATAGAATGCCTCCTAAAGATATACTAAATATATTGGCACAAATGAATACTGAAAACTAACAGTTTGTTAATTTGAGTTCGATTAAAAACCTATATGGTTTTGTAGTTTATGCTAACACATGAAACTTAGGTGTTTTAAGTTTTTATTTATAGTTATTTGTTCTGTATCTCATCGAAATGGAAAACAGTAATCTTTTTAATTTCTGGTTTAAAATTTATTCTTTAAATCATAGCATTATTTTTTAACTGCCTTTTTAATAATTACAGCACCATTAGATAAGGTTACTTTTGCAATGTAAACTATATTGTTTAATTTGGAAAGGTTGTAGGTCTCTTTGCTGTTTCCCCCTTTAAATTGGTACAGTTGTTTTCCTAAAAGGTTAAAAATACTAACGGATTCAATGTTAAGGTTGTTAAAAACACTAAATTGAACCTGATTGTTTTGAAACTCAACAATACTTAAGTCAGTTTGGTTTGTAGTGGTAGTATTTATTGATAAAGTATTTGTATTAAATACAATTTCAAAACGATTGTTAAATTCTCCAGTTTCAGACGTAAATGTATAATCACTATCAGATAAATTATGAGTTTTGTTTAATAAATTATCTTTTAGATATATAGCATTGTCAGTTAAAAAATCACCTTCTATATCATCAATAGATAATTTATATAAAGTGGCAGCATTTATAGTTGTTGAAAAGCCAAGACTGATGACCTCATCCTTATTCATGTTATTTACAGCTTTACTTTGAATGGCGTATTTTTGATTTGAACCAGTAATAGTACTATATAGAGCAGCACCGCTTGTTGGATATTTTGTAGCATCGTAGGCAGCTCCATCATCATTGTTGGTAGCTCCATTTATATACCCCACAAGAATTTGATTGTATACTCCGTTGTCTGAACTTAAGTTAAGCCATAATTTATTGATTTCTGTATTAGTTGATTTCTCTTTAACATTTGAACTTTTAAAAAACTGACTGTTTTCTGTAGGTCCTTTGACACGCATACTGTTATTAAAAATTACATTAGAACTATATACGTTATCTGATAAGGAAGTAGCTGATGCAGCATTATCCATAGATACAAAAAAACCTTGACCAGATGGAATATATCTGCTTGGTTTAATACCATCTCCACCAGCTATTTGACCTAAGAAGTTGATAATAGCATAATCATCATTTGAAAAGTTGAGTTGTTCATTACCGTTGGTTGTACCAGAAGGCGGTGTATTTTGTGACCATAAATAGATAGCACCACTAAGAGATTTTGTTGATGTAATGTCTGTAGAAATATTGCTATTGGCAGCTAAAAATAAATCGGCATCTATGGCTGAAGGGTATGGGTTTCCTATAAAATTCCAGTTATTATCTTTTAGTTCCGTGTCATTTCTATAAATAGGGAGACTGTATATGCCGTTATTAAAAGTGCCTTCAAATGTATAAGCAATTCTTTTTGAGGTGCCAGGAGTATTATTAAAAATGCTTTGGTTGCTTGTTGATGCATATCCAACCCCAGGAGTCATTATAGTTGTTCCGCTAACCCATGCCCAGTCATTACCATCATCATCTATATCATCTTGCCCTGCATCTTTAGCATTGTTATTTCCAACTTCAGCTTTTGCATCGATAAAGTTTTGAGCTATAAACTTAAATCGTCTGTTTGTATTAGATTTTAATAAGCCACTACCAATGGTTTCTCCTGAAACAGGAGAACTCCAATAGGTATATTCATACCATTGATTCATAAGTGCTGTTTCTTTATTTACGCTCATTAATCCATTGTTAATGATAGTGCCATTGTTATTATTTTGTACAAAAGAGCCTTGAGTTTCTACTATAATTTGACCGTTTACAATCACATCATTTTCAACTTCTATATATGTGTTATTATCTACAGTTAGTATGTAAGGAGTATTAATGTTTAATGTTTTACAACTAAAACTACCTTCTGTTGAGGTATTGTAACTATCATCAATAAGTGTTTTTATGCTAAGAGTTGGTTGTATGCCGTTTACCCAAGCACCGTTTCTCCAAATAGCATATTGTGTACCAGTTATTTCAATATCATCATAAGCAATACCATCATAGTTTTGAGAATAATTATCATACTGTCCTAATTTTATTTGAAAAGTAGATGATACCGTTTGTCCTGCATCATTTAAGAGTTGGTCAATATCTATATTGGTTATTTCGTTCCATGTGTTATTTGTAACATT is a window from the Pseudalgibacter alginicilyticus genome containing:
- a CDS encoding universal stress protein; the protein is MDSILVVTNFSKTSNNAVTYAALLAQQINVKLKLFNAFKLPVHVSNTRLSAVSIDALIEKSRERIKKQALKLSEKFNIKVEYECSYVDLERKVDFLMKSSHYKLLVLGMSAKSMEQNLLGNPTTTLISMKKFPVLAIPVNAKFSGVHKILFACDVMQDVPFRTLAKLKRISIKLKSEVTVFYVQKKIDEIISEKNAYKTIDQGLENVTHYYKKVNSDAVIKEIEKEINKSKFDVLVMIPKKYGFWESIVHKSKTRVMASGLNIPLLSIPIE
- a CDS encoding endonuclease: MNDTPEATPIRHDLQTVAFYNLENLFDIYDDQQTNDNDFLPTSRKKWTPKRYENKLRKLSFAISNIGKTETGKHPAIVGLAEIENAKVVKDLIAYKHLKDCNYNYVHFDSLDERGIDVALIYDKTAFKPTHSETFRVYLIDEHGHPDYTRDILLVSGFLDNEMVHIIVNHWSSRREGTKETEAKRIASADRVIEIITKLQTENTNPKIIVIGDFNDDPSSNSIKKLVVNLNLYNPMNLLHTYSRGTTTHNFKWNLFDQILFTTNFFEATSNTLSFDKAEIFDDDFLKLFNGKYKGKPFRTYLGPKYQGGYSDHFPVYAIFKK
- the hflX gene encoding GTPase HflX — translated: MLEKKDISLEKAVLIGVITKEQDEDKSKEYLDELEFLTFTAGGYAVKRFTQKMDMPNPKTFIGTGKMDDVRRYIEENDITTAIFDDELSAAQERNISKILNVKVLDRTNLILDIFAQRAQTSYARTQVELAQCEYLLPRLRGMWTHLERQKGGIGMRGPGETEIETDRRIVRDKIALLKEKIKTIDKQMAVQRGNRGAMVRVALVGYTNVGKSTLMNVISKSDVFAENKLFATLDTTVRKVVIQNLPFLLSDTVGFIRKLPTQLVDSFKSTLDEVREADLLLHVVDISHPNFEEHIDSVNKILGEIKSSDKPTIMVFNKIDAYQPEPYKEEDLEIERSSEHYSLEEWKKTWMNKIGNNALFISALNKENLEDFKKRVYDEVREIHITRFPYNHFLYPDYDDTM
- a CDS encoding penicillin-binding protein 1A, which codes for MNWVLSILKKKWIKWSLIGVGAVVLFFVVIYVSVFLGFFGKLPTSEDLSSIKQAEATQVLDANGKLIGKYYIYDRQPLEFQDFPKHLIDALVATEDVRFYQHDGIDNVSLMRVFVKNIILQDKSAGGGSTITLQLAKNLFGRKNYAMFSMLINKFKESIIAKRIEHIYSKEDILMLYLNTVPFPDNTYGIESAARKFFDKPASKLTYSEAATLVGTLKATSYFNPRLHLERSQSRRDVVFRQMQRYGYISEDSLEMLHNEKVILNYKSFNHDVGLAPYFRAQVKKELLIILDSIKKPDGTKYDLYRDGLVVQTTLDSTMQYLAEVSMKEHFIALQNVHEKSYGKAAPWHTNKTIIQAAIKKLPKYKFYENVGLSESQILDSLSIKHKTELFSWTGDTIKNMSTIDSLQYYLKFLNTGMLAIEPKTGAIKVYIGGIDYRYFKYDHISQSERQVGSTFKPFVYTAAIENGMKPCNYFSLAPVTYTNYGNWRPTNSGGGEEDPHLNYNLEKALSHSVNTIAVKVLNEVGIENVINQVEKLGITKELPKQPSLALGVAEINLKELTGAYASYVNQSKGVNPYAITKIQDKAGHVIASFEPEIIDNQAFSDYTRQVVLKMMQSTVNNGTAKRLRTTYHLKNDIAGKTGTTQNNKDGWFVGITPNLVTVTWVGNDNHSIGFKSTNIGQGANSALPMFGKFYQKLNVDARFNSITNSSFEMFSQTVLDDLNCESEKRDNLLKRIFGKKKKKKFNDN
- a CDS encoding peroxiredoxin-like family protein, whose protein sequence is MSDLQEFQKLVIANAAHVKGLSIGDKAPDFTLQNAYGNEVTLSNILTSGPVIIKFYRGEWCPICNLDLRDIQKYLPKIKSYGASLLAISPQNPDDALTAIQKNDLGFEVLSDSHQEVIKAYNLQFDPGNDYHNRRDLSLVNGNGSTDLLVPATFIINTNQVIESAHIDPNYTNRMPPKDILNILAQMNTEN
- a CDS encoding T9SS type A sorting domain-containing protein — protein: MNTTFTLKKQSLFLLVLLLGITYNYAQTDLPYFTDFEDNAGGWIDGGNDSKYVTNNNSSPEGNNSWEIKDDSGEASSFYQKFNLLNYTSVTISFSFESDGFDNNQDRFEVKLDGNRLERYKYKDYWNQNGRKQIATFTLNSTDYTFKSNSEITFESDSDNADKLYIDEISITGIKPIPCTTDAITLPWNEGFETANINEYTNNSSDLNGLCGWDYEKTRNGRLRFNVEEHTGSKAAFFDSNRDDRYSENYLIKTLNLSNYIDATDLELSFWFADYGDENHDNDAVWIRGNNTATWIKVYTINPENVTNNTWNEITNIDIDQLLNDAGQTVSSTFQIKLGQYDNYSQNYDGIAYDDIEITGTQYAIWRNGAWVNGIQPTLSIKTLIDDSYNTSTEGSFSCKTLNINTPYILTVDNNTYIEVENDVIVNGQIIVETQGSFVQNNNNGTIINNGLMSVNKETALMNQWYEYTYWSSPVSGETIGSGLLKSNTNRRFKFIAQNFIDAKAEVGNNNAKDAGQDDIDDDGNDWAWVSGTTIMTPGVGYASTSNQSIFNNTPGTSKRIAYTFEGTFNNGIYSLPIYRNDTELKDNNWNFIGNPYPSAIDADLFLAANSNISTDITSTKSLSGAIYLWSQNTPPSGTTNGNEQLNFSNDDYAIINFLGQIAGGDGIKPSRYIPSGQGFFVSMDNAASATSLSDNVYSSNVIFNNSMRVKGPTENSQFFKSSNVKEKSTNTEINKLWLNLSSDNGVYNQILVGYINGATNNDDGAAYDATKYPTSGAALYSTITGSNQKYAIQSKAVNNMNKDEVISLGFSTTINAATLYKLSIDDIEGDFLTDNAIYLKDNLLNKTHNLSDSDYTFTSETGEFNNRFEIVFNTNTLSINTTTTNQTDLSIVEFQNNQVQFSVFNNLNIESVSIFNLLGKQLYQFKGGNSKETYNLSKLNNIVYIAKVTLSNGAVIIKKAVKK